Proteins from a single region of Gossypium arboreum isolate Shixiya-1 chromosome 1, ASM2569848v2, whole genome shotgun sequence:
- the LOC128279484 gene encoding putative RING-H2 finger protein ATL21B, whose product MTPLNFFFVFLLSFFLHPFFTYGEFCPRVSCGNVSVDSPFRLTNQPDCCGDPNFNLLCTITNQTIISFPFSGDFMVNTINYSNPYLQLTDPCITKRLLQGFNLSGTPFQPLYTRTYIFSNCSTDSNISVVYSSALFISCLSSINFLVWGIAKNFYDPSTPVSSCLELAEISVPQHDPGWPFYIDDIPLTWEQPLCHTVPCNYCPSSECSREKGGLSNGTKYAVIFILGTPISLIAVCIIYYNVRVHCYDHRRHQPNVEISGLTSEPQLAGIIVNGLDGSSIEAYPITLLGENMKLPRPNDNTCSICLSEYQAKETIRTIPDCNHYFHASCIDEWLKLNAACPVCRRTPGHDSAHLITRSISSISSRPSL is encoded by the exons ATGACCCCTTTAAACTTCTTCTTCGTCTTCCTCCTATCCTTCTTTCTTCATCCATTTTTCACCTACGGTGAATTCTGCCCCAGGGTTTCATGCGGCAATGTATCAGTTGACTCCCCTTTCCGACTCACAAATCAACCCGACTGCTGCGGTGATCCCAACTTCAACCTCTTATGCACAATCACAAACCAAACCATCATCAGTTTCCCTTTTTCCGGTGACTTTATGGTCAACACCATCAATTATTCCAATCCTTATTTACAGCTCACTGACCCTTGCATCACCAAACGTCTTCTTCAGGGATTTAATCTCTCCGGCACTCCGTTTCAGCCCCTATACACTCGAACCTACATATTTTCTAACTGTTCCACCGATTCAAATATCTCAGTCGTATATTCTTCAGCTTTATTTATTTCTTGCCTTAGTAGTATAAACTTTTTGGTTTGGGGTATAGCCAAAAACTTTTACGATCCGTCGACCCCGGTGAGTTCATGTCTAGAGCTAGCAGAGATTTCAGTCCCCCAACACGATCCAGGTTGGCCATTCTATATTGATGATATTCCGTTAACATGGGAACAACCCCTGTGCCATACGGTACCATGTAACTACTGTCCAAGCAGTGAATGCTCCAGAGAGAAAGGAG GTCTTTCAAACGGTACCAAATACGCTGTGATTTTCATCCTGGGAACACCCATCTCCTTGATTGCGGTGTGTATTATTTATTACAACGTTAGAGTCCATTGTTATGATCATCGTCGCCACCAACCAAATGTCGAAATCTCCGGCCTTACTTCAGAGCCGCAGTTAGCTGGTATTATTGTAAATGGTCTCGATGGTTCAAGTATCGAAGCCTATCCAATTACATTGCTCGGTGAAAACATGAAGCTTCCAAGGCCTAATGATAATACTTGTTCAATATGTTTATCGGAATATCAAGCCAAAGAGACAATAAGAACAATACCTGATTGCAATCACTACTTTCATGCTAGTTGTATTGATGAGTGGCTTAAGTTAAATGCAGCCTGCCCTGTGTGTCGTCGTACACCAGGTCATGACTCTGCTCATTTAATCACCCGTTCCATATCATCTATTTCATCGAGACCATCactgtaa